A DNA window from Arachis hypogaea cultivar Tifrunner chromosome 18, arahy.Tifrunner.gnm2.J5K5, whole genome shotgun sequence contains the following coding sequences:
- the LOC112770258 gene encoding uncharacterized protein → MCYFIYLDIDKSWITKRRGSVEYRDGLNIFLDFAFANASSDGMIHCPCPMCGFWFFQTREDAYDHLLMKPFPPNYTFWLHHGERIIDERTSGREELDTTINSGDQMQAMVHNAFNLTGLQSEDEDSLDGHVGDIADGLPYLSNKPSHEARAFQDLLKDGEQELYPGCSRFSKLSFLVRLYHIKCMYRVSDKAFGLILELLGDAFEHARIPKTLHDAKRIIRKLDIEYKKIDACPNDCMLFQGSDHDLSRCKRCGASRWKQKTRKNSLVRINTVVKKNGKPQAAKVFRYFPLIPRLQRLFMSSKTAVDMLWHKRRTNSDGSLRHPRDGEGWKAFDMKYIDFSGDPRNVRLALASDGFNPYGNLSSKYSIWPVILIPYNLPPWICMKQTNFILSMIIPDPKMPGNDIDVYLQPLIDELK, encoded by the coding sequence ATGTGCTATTTCATTTACTTAGACATTGATAAGAGCTGGATTACAAAGCGACGAGGTAGTGTAGAATATAGGGATGGACTGAATATATTCCTTGACTTTGCATTTGCCAATGCATCATCCGATGGGATGATACATTGTCCATGCCCTATGTGTGGGTTCTGGTTTTTCCAGACTAGAGAAGATGCATATGACCATCTTCTGATGAAACCATTTCCCCCTAACTATACCTTTTGGTTACATCACGGTGAAAGGATCATAGACGAGAGAACCAGCGGTAGGGAAGAACTAGATACCACTATAAATTCAGGAGATCAAATGCAAGCCATGGTCCATAACGCATTCAATTTGACGGGACTGCAGAGTGAGGATGAAGACTCATTGGATGGGCATGTTGGAGACATTGCGGATGGGTTGCCGTACTTATCTAATAAACCTAGTCACGAGGCTCGTGCCTTTCAAGACTTGCTTAAGGACGGCGAGCAGGAGTTATATCCGGGATGCTCAAGATTCTCGAAGCTGTCTTTCTTGGTGAGGCTGTACCATATCAAGTGCATGTACAGAGTGAGCGACAAGGCTTTCGGACTGATTCTAGAGCTATTGGGGGATGCCTTTGAGCATGCACGGATTCCAAAGACCTTGCACGATGCCAAGAGGATCATAAGAAAGCTGGATATTGAGTACAAGAAGATAGATGCATGCCCGAATGACTGCATGCTATTCCAGGGTTCCGACCACGACCTGTCTAGATGCAAGCGGTGTGGAGCATCCAGGTGGAAGCAAAAGACTAGGAAGAATTCTTTAGTAAGGATCAACACCGTTGTCAAGAAGAATGGTAAACCTCAGGCGGCGAAAGTTTTTCGTTATTTTCCTCTGATTCCACGGTTGCAGCGATTATTCATGTCAAGCAAGACAGCTGTGGACATGTTGTGGCACAAGAGACGAACCAACTCTGACGGTTCCTTGAGGCATCCTAGAGACGGCGAGGGTTGGAAAGCATTTGACATGAAATATATTGACTTTTCTGGCGATCCGCGCAATGTTCGCTTAGCCCTGGCCAGTGATGGCTTCAATCCTTATGGAAACCTCAGTTCAAAGTACTCAATATGGCCAGTGATTCTTATTCCATACAACTTGCCCCCATGGATTTGCATGAAACAGACCAACTTTATTCTCTCTATGATTATTCCCGATCCTAAAATGCCTGGCAATGACATAGATGTATACCTACAGCCGCTGATCGATGAGTTGAAGTAG
- the LOC112770259 gene encoding uncharacterized protein, protein METYIKVYNWLVDSNGTIKPAKLSVRETMERPNGRRIMLRFNNEKQAIGDEAGLLSDILGMLGSNYGKFPICEESWRHVTTKDKVYNECVKQIFQFDEDSEGVIRKNILKSMGKSWKDTRLRLYDDCYDLTLSTEENIENRPPEIDLDHWRWYLDYRAKPETKEKCDKSIKTTVYPHWRFEKPGSAEGRRGSSEQEGRIVDRGELWIKVHKRRDDSYINDEAREIGERLLEIEQQDESSRVLSQNDSIAQIFGREKPGRVRGVGFGLTPSQLFGTNLQPSINRVQVEETQRKLNELQTELEAEKLKRKAMEDEAAADKKRIKVMESALIYLFQRQDEELPPEIAAGMCSME, encoded by the exons ATGGAGACATATATAAAGGTTTATAATTGGCTTGTAGATTCCAATGGCACAATCAAACCGGCTAAATTGAGTGTGAGGGAGACTATGGAACGGCCCAATGGTAGAAGGATCATGCTTAGGTTCAACAATGAAAAGCAAGCAATTGGAGATGAAGCTGGACTGTTGAGTGACATTCTTGGTATGCTGGGATCTAACTACGGAAAATTTCCTATCTGTGAGGAAAGTTGGCGTCATGTTACCACTAAAGACAAAGTCTATAACGAATGTGTCAAG CAAATCTTTCAGTTTGATGAAGATAGTGAAGGagttataagaaaaaatattttgaaaagtatgGGAAAGTCCTGGAAAGATACGAGGCTGAGGTTGTATGATGATTGCTACGACCTAACATTGTCGACTGAAGAAAATATCGAGAACCGTCCGCCGGAAATTGATCTAGATCACTGGAGATGGTACCTTGATTATCGCGCCAAACCTGAGACAAAG GAAAAATGCGATAAATCGATCAAAACAACTGTATACCCACACTGGCGGTTTGAAAAGCCTGGCTCGGCGGAGGGAAGAAGAGGTAGT TCAGAACAAGAAGGAAGGATAGTCGATAGAGGAGAGTTGTGGATCAAGGTTCACAAAAGAAGGGATGACTCTTATATTAATGATGAGGCAAGAGAAATTGGT GAAAGACTTCTGGAGATTGAGCAACAGGATGAGTCTTCTAGAGTGTTGTCTCAAAATGATTCTATTGCTCAGATTTTCGGAAGGGAGAAACCGGGTAGAGTGCGTGGAGTGGGTTTTGGACTGACTCCTAGTCAACTCTTTGGTACAAATTTGCAACCGTCAATAAACAGAGTCCAAGTAGAAGAGACGCAAAGGAAGCTGAATGAACTACAGACAGAACTGGAAGCCGAGAAGTTGAAAAGGAAGGCGATGGAAGATGAAGCAGCAGCAGACAAGAAAAGGATAAAGGTAATGGAGAGTGCattgatttatctttttcaacggCAGGATGAGGAGCTGCCACCAGAGATTGCTGCAGGGATGTGTTCAATGGAATGA
- the LOC112773003 gene encoding protein SOMBRERO — protein sequence MMAGSGQLTVPPGFRFHPTDEELLYYYLKKKVSYEAIDLDVIREVDLNKLEPWDLKDKCRIGSGPQNEWYFFSHKDKKYPTGTRTNRATTAGFWKATGRDKAIYHTNNSKRIGMRKTLVFYIGRAPHGQKTDWIMHEYRLDEDDAEVQEDGWVVCRVFKKKNQSRGFQQEIEEEEHHHLAAEHQHMRGVASQQVLDPKHHHHLQHHQGLYDNDNDNNYTNNFDGSMHLPQLFSPESSVATAAAHTSMNAMDILECSQNLLRLTTTSGCGLNLMQQQHGERFNGDWSFLDKLLASHHGSTMDHHHHHHHHSKCNNNLHHQHPAIAIGTTSSQKFPFHHLGCDNHDIMKFSK from the exons ATGATGGCAGGTAGTGGACAACTAACAGTTCCACCAGGGTTTCGGTTCCATCCAACTGATGAGGAGCTTCTCTACTATTACCTAAAGAAGAAAGTTTCTTATGAAGCCATTGACCTTGATGTCATTAGAGAAGTTGATCTCAACAAACTTGAACCTTGGGACCTCAAAG ATAAATGCAGAATAGGATCAGGGCCTCAAAACGAGTGGTATTTCTTCAGTCACAAAGACAAGAAGTACCCAACAGGAACAAGGACCAATAGGGCAACCACTGCTGGTTTTTGGAAAGCCACTGGGAGGGACAAGGCCATATACCATACTAACAATTCCAAGAGGATTGGAATGAGGAAAACCCTAGTTTTCTACATCGGCCGTGCGCCCCACGGCCAGAAGACTGACTGGATCATGCATGAGTACCGCCTCGATGAAGACGACGCCGAAGTTCAG GAGGATGGGTGGGTGGTGTGCAGGGTTTTCAAGAAGAAAAACCAAAGCAGAGGGtttcaacaagaaattgaagaagaggaaCATCATCACTTAGCAGCAGAACATCAACACATGAGAGGAGTAGCAAGCCAACAAGTTCTGGACCCAAAACACCACCACCACTTGCAACATCATCAAGGACtctatgataatgataatgataataattacaCCAATAATTTTGATGGATCCATGCACCTTCCACAGTTGTTCAGTCCAGAATCTTCCGTGGCTACCGCGGCGGCGCACACTTCCATGAATGCCATGGACATTCTTGAATGCTCCCAGAACCTTCTAAGGCTCACAACAACAAGTGGATGTGGACTCAATCTCATGCAACAACAACATGGAGAGAGGTTCAATGGTGATTGGTCTTTCTTGGATAAGCTTCTTGCTTCACACCATGGCAGCACCATggatcatcatcaccatcatcatcatcatagcaAATGCAACAATAATCTTCATCATCAGCATCCTGCAATTGCTATTGGAACTACTTCATCTCAGAAATTCCCATTTCACCACCTTGGTTGTGACAACCATGATATCATGAAGTTTTCCAAGTAG